One window from the genome of Esox lucius isolate fEsoLuc1 chromosome 23, fEsoLuc1.pri, whole genome shotgun sequence encodes:
- the shroom3 gene encoding protein Shroom3 isoform X1 — MKRPTHQATAAVLVIMDSGLSSYSTVIYRGNTLFLEARLLGGAPWGFQLKGGLEHGEELIISKVEGGGKADLLEHPLLPGDQVVIINDVELSGFRQEAISLVKGSYKILRLTIRREVFCGDITPLTPTPSSPLTSTGTPSDPCGPTASHGPPRETQGGSTRGVKLRIKNRRGGSISRPHSWHSTKLSEGHPDPSMMQISPGSTGPPWHPTYHSSSSTTDLSGYDPGCLRKSPDQYSSRGSMESLGEHQSHSAYSSSCQQLSASKSSNSIDHLHSKRDSAYSSFSTSSSIPEYLAATPTFSKEKSYSMEMVPQRGGVNGGGGGAGAEDLLQADIRYVRTVYDPQQGGPQEHEVSSTTLLRNHEGGRLGSRSGGGASCYRGSSNSSGSSNHGNNPNRHSVGPIWGQGAGRSSNESLKGAPAPPTRSDSYAAIRNHERPNSWSSLEQARSLRALHKGSWHHSSGSVACGSGKGSYGAEGQLHTVIEKSPESSPTTKPKQGQGFPPPPQAQQTSPQSGHLMLPQGIYQVPPPEPHYAQTPTCRPDTVFPALARENSLSRPRGPLGAGVSVDTGMVVTVENGYQSDSQLHPLSQHLDSAQPLHRQTAYPDRLVDRGEGRAVPEETQTKLGHYRPHWKGEGQATYQRQSQQGQQVTRNPSSVGLERRDPYTPVQPRGERPPTYPQVSEYPPESQGREVDQVTELSHSQLHPQPAGSISGKVFRSTNLDLVPDPQVEQRAQRPDQPSSDQRSRSPLQHYSDPSPLHQQREQRGSEHPLTRLENALAEVQRCASPEGSTSSKSSYQRSLSVLEKVNRFEQGQGKQRSLSVCANLGPLSRPSQPQAPFQTQCLDKPMGYGVGLNDLRNTLERCNSPNYSHRPLRSSSSSPHGTTTAAHEGQPYEDLLRGNYEQAKFQSSGYPQNQRPDHQDPHPGLALQRSRSTLHLGSQGGQEENGYDRERDQSFHLKDDLQDLLGTIQDTSFNRTYRDSIKDAQSKVLRSTSFRRKDLGVRIHPASGVSNNPPPVPAKHLSLERKTVAPKTSPKPSIVANTVPTPATSTNPHTPKERHTITTPDPDPAPVTTNSPHTPKQRHVVTPEPQSVSATGPPVPVRIAGRKRLTAAQKKRSYSEPESMHEVGLELDARRSAQQQQFVFPGTETSVADRRRMFEMAASRSLSSSSQPYQGLQNPQAGLAVSRPELRQLQQDALADYVERKRGWRTDREGGPQPCDRTHSTYLQPFADTRSISSTSSTSLASLQEPPGLDSSLFGGGRLCSTLPPGLQGFYPGRVTAPPVSVSTSRPDPTESGSDRLTEEYLPTSSFGRGEPAKAYEALRSQGFSQRAFDRATPARSSGKSVSAEDLLERSEERPPPQHFRSRSSPSVERLNQDFVAGGDLRLFEILSKEPCVFTHNDNNSCAETQRSDRPMTASQGQSQTASQGQSQTASQGQSQTASQGQSQTASQGQSQTASQGQSQTASQGQSQTAHYRQSQGPSQSNTSIMRRDRQRNPDRQRALSASGLAASVGLPCPFSPPGTSPKTSLGWEASERLSLANMDAISFPNLKHSDDPRGSPPCQNQAQLNWTRHGSSDTSEDTLRDFPLEREGSCPQAPVTTPKPTPPPVLPKTSPPPPKSSPPPPPPKTPPSASRPHPLLSLRISESNLQETPGDQAAPHTVTLQDYDEVFLQESPPPPPPPPTPPPPPIRETDITEDFPPPPLPLFPPSAPPDREQDPEQREDRPPQPKYLIHRTSYEVLEAVVLEKRPSIPSTNSPETASSSHPFASRRPSLTPETPALQTTPNSSLPEPQQGPSEEDSLGPDYHLLARRERSAVELRVEALVKQLVSQGEKSLTPLLDTWASSGRTCAMDLMEEIYPAGGGRLLWQRRRSSTWLENRRPEGGCPTGLREGGGGIETDLDEEEADLDQKKVELLQALTLSVASLRGERENLAEEQRKFRDLGGHMENLVQERCKPNEKEKYRMFIGDLDKIVNLLLSLCCRLARVDNALLALDTEDDSQENTEERESLQQKRRQLCSQHEDARELKENLDRRERVVLDILGGYLTGPQLRDYQHYVRLKPALLIRQRHLDELIKQADEQLLRLAEVLPSGDRQVSSTGPGAGSTDDPGPRAPNPHHGPSQMARSTTVTSL; from the exons ttCATCCACTACAGACCTTTCAGGCTATGACCCAGGCTGCCTCAGGAAGAGTCCAGACCAGTACAGCTCCCGAGGCAGTATGGAGAGTCTAGGGGAACACCAGAGCCACTCAGCCTACAG TTCCTCCTGCCAACAGTTATCTGCGTCCAAATCATCTAACAGCATCGACCACCTCCACAGCAAGAGGGACTCCGCTTACTCCTCCTTCTCCACCAGCTCTAGTATCCCAGAATACCTGGCAGCCACACCGACCTTCAGTAAGGAGAAGTCCTACTCCATGGAGATGGTTCCGCAGAGGGGCGGGGTAAatggaggagggggtggagcaGGGGCGGAGGACCTGCTCCAAGCTGACATCCGCTACGTCCGTACAGTATATGACCCCCAGCAGGGCGGGCCCCAGGAGCACGAGGTCAGCTCCACCACGTTGCTACGGAACCACGAGGGTGGCAGGTTGGGGTCTCGTAGTGGGGGTGGAGCCTCCTGTTACCGTGGTAGCAGCAACAGCAGCGGCAGTAGTAACCACGGCAATAACCCGAACCGCCACAGTGTGGGACCCATCTGGGGTCAGGGTGCCGGTCGCAGTTCCAACGAGAGCCTTAAGGGGGCGCCAGCTCCTCCCACACGAAGCGACAGCTACGCGGCAATCAGGAACCACGAGAGGCCCAATTCCTGGTCCAGCCTGGAGCAGGCTCGCTCCCTCCGGGCCCTCCATAAGGGGTCCTGGCACCACTCGTCCGGCTCGGTGGCCTGTGGGTCGGGGAAGGGCTCGTATGGGGCTGAGGGCCAGCTCCACACCGTCATAGAAAAGAGTCCGGAGAGCAG CCCTACCACCAAGCCCAAACAGGGTCAGGGCTTCCCCCCACCGCCCCAGGCCCAGCAGACCTCCCCCCAGTCCGGCCACCTGATGTTGCCCCAGGGCATCTATCAAGTGCCCCCTCCGGAGCCACACTACGCCCAGACACCAACCTGCCGCCCGGACACAGTCTTCCCAGCCCTGGCCAGAGAGAACAGCCTGAGCAGGCCGAGAGGTCCCCTGGGAGCGGGGGTCAGTGTGGATACAGGGATGGTGGTGACTGTGGAAAATGGATACCAAAGCGACTCCCAGCTCCACCCTCTGTCCCAGCATCTTGACTCTGCTCAGCctctccacagacagacagcctacCCGGACCGGCTGGTCGACAGAGGCGAGGGCAGGGCAGTGCCAGAGGAGACCCAAACCAAACTGGGTCACTACCGTCCTCACTGGAAGGGAGAAGGTCAGGCCACGTACCAAAGGCAGAGCCAGCAGGGTCAGCAGGTGACCAGGAACCCCTCATCTGTTGGCCTGGAGAGGAGGGACCCCTACACCCCAGTCCAGCCACGTGGAGAAAGACCTCCCACGTACCCCCAAGTCTCAGAATACCCCCCTGAGAGCCAGGGTAGAGAGGTAGACCAGGTGACCGAACTCAGCCATAGTCAGCTACACCCTCAGCCTGCTGGGAGTATTTCCGGTAAGGTGTTCCGAAGCACTAACCTCGACCTGGTGCCAGATCCTCAGGTAGAGCAGAGGGCCCAGAGGCCTGACCAACCGAGCAGCGACCAGAGATCCAGGTCCCCGCTCCAGCATTATAGTGACCCCAGTCCCCTCCAccaacagagagagcagaggggaTCGGAACACCCGCTGACAAGGCTGGAGAACGCTCTAGCGGAGGTCCAGCGCTGCGCCAGTCCAGAGGGCTCGACCAGCAGCAAGAGCAGCTACCAGAGAAGCCTATCTGTCCTGGAGAAGGTGAACCGCTTTGAGCAGGGCCAGGGCAAACAGAGGAGCCTGAGCGTCTGCGCCAACCTGGGACCCTTGTCCCGCCCGTCACAGCCCCAAGCCCCGTTCCAGACCCAGTGTCTCGACAAGCCCATGGGCTACGGAGTGGGTTTGAATGATCTCCGGAACACATTGGAGAGATGCAACAGTCCCAACTACAGCCACCGACCACTCCGTTCCAGTTCCAGCTCACCTCATGGGACAACTACGGCGGCCCACGAGGGTCAACCCTATGAAGATCTGCTGAGAGGAAATTATGAACAAGCCAAGTTCCAGAGCTCCGGGTACCCCCAAAACCAGCGCCCTGACCACCAGGACCCACACCCTGGCCTGGCCCTGCAGAGGAGCAGGAGCACCTTACACTTAGGTAGCCAGGGAGGCCAGGAGGAGAATGGCTATGACAGGGAGag GGACCAGAGCTTCCATTTGAAGGATGACCTGCAGGACCTACTAGGAACCATTCAGGACACATCTTTTAACCGGACCTACAGGGACAGCATCAAAGACGCCCAGTCCAAGGTCCTCCGATCCACCTCCTTCAGACGCAAAGATCTGGGCGTCCGCATCCATCCTGCTTCTGGGGTCAGCAACAACCCTCCTCCAGTACCAGCCAAGCACTTATCCCTGGAGAGGAAGACCGTGGCCCCCAAGACCAGCCCCAAACCCTCCATCGTAGCTAACACCGTCCCAACACCAGCCACCTCAACCAACCCTCACACCCCCAAAGAGAGGCACACCATCACCAccccagacccagacccagcCCCAGTCACCACAAACTCCCCTCACACCCCCAAACAGAGGCACGTTGTCACCCCGGAGCCCCAGAGTGTCTCGGCCACGGGTCCACCAGTCCCTGTTCGCATCGCGGGGCGCAAGCGGCTCACCGCGGCTCAGAAGAAGAGGTCTTACTCGGAGCCGGAGAGCATGCATGAA GTTGGGTTAGAGTTGGACGCAAGAAGGAGTGCACAGCAGCAGCAGTTTGTGTTCCCAGGCACCGAGACCAGCGTGGCGGACCGCCGGAGGATGTTTGAGATGGCCGCCAGTCGCAGCTTGAGCAGCAGCTCCCAGCCCTACCAAGGTCTTCAGAACCCCCAGGCTGGCCTGGCTGTGTCCCGGCCTGAGCTCCGGCAGCTGCAGCAGGACGCCCTGGCTGACTacgtggagaggaagaggggctGGAGGACGGACAGGGAGGGGGGACCGCAGCCCTGTGACCGGACCCACAGCACCTACCTCCAGCCCTTCGCAGACACCCGTAGCATCTCGTCCACATCCTCCACCAGCCTGGCCTCTCTGCAGGAGCCCCCTGGCCTAGACAGCAGCCTCTTTGGAGGGGGAAGGCTTTGCTCCACCCTGCCTCCTGGCCTTCAGGGATTCTACCCAGGCAGGGTCACTGCGCCACCCGTCTCAGTCTCCACCTCCCGCCCAGATCCCACTGAATCTGGATCCGACCGGCTGACGGAGGAATACCTGCCCACATCCAGCTTTGGTAGAGGAGAACCAGCCAAGGCCTATGAGGCCCTGCGAAGCCAGGGGTTTTCCCAGCGAGCCTTTGACAGGGCGACTCCGGCCCGGAGCTCTGGAAAGTCAGTCTCAGCGGAGGACCTGCTGGAGCGCTCTGAGGAGAGGCCTCCACCACAGCACTTCAGATCACGCTCCTCGCCGTCTGTTGAGAGGCTCAATCAG GACTTTGTGGCTGGAGGAGATCTGAGGTTGTTTGAGATCCTCTCAAAAGAACCCTGTGTCTtcacacacaatgacaacaacaG ctgCGCGGAGACCCAGCGCTCAGACCGTCCCATGACAGCCTCCCAGGGCCAGTCCCAGACAGCCTCCCAGGGCCAGTCCCAGACAGCCTCCCAGGGCCAGTCCCAGACAGCCTCCCAGGGCCAGTCCCAGACAGCCTCCCAGGGCCAGTCCCAGACAGCCTCCCAGGGCCAGTCCCAGACAGCCTCCCAGGGCCAGTCCCAGACAGCCCATTACCGGCAGAGCCAGGGACCATCCCAAAGCAACACCTCCATCATGAGGAGGGACAGGCAGAGGAACCCAGACAGGCAGCGTGCCCTGAGCGCCTCCGGCCTGGCTGCTTCTGTGGGCCTCCCCTGCCCCTTTTCACCGCCAGGGACCAGCCCCAAAACCAGCTTGGGCTGGGAG GCCAGCGAGCGGTTGAGCCTGGCGAACATGGACGCCATCTCCTTCCCCAACCTGAAGCACAGTGACGATCCCAGGGGGAGCCCACCTTGTCAGAACCAGGCCCAGCTGAACTGGACCAGGCATGGCTCGTCAGACACCTCAGAGGACACCCTGAGAGACTTCCctctggagagggaggggtctTGCCCTCAGGCTCCAGTCACTACACCAAAGCCCACACCACCCCCGGTGCTGCCCAAAacctccccacccccacccaaatcctccccaccaccaccaccacccaaaaCCCCGCCCTCTGCCTCCAGACCACACCCTCTGCTCTCACTCCGCATCTCAGAGTCCAACCTGCAGGAGACCCCAGGCGATCAGGCCGCCCCTCACACCGTCACCCTGCAGGACTACGACGAGGTGTTCCTCCAGGAGTCACCGCCGCCTCCCCCGCCTCCTCCCACTCCCCCGCCGCCCCCCATCAGGGAGACGGACATCACAGAGGacttccctccccctccactgcCCCTTTTCCCTCCCTCGGCTCCCCCAGACAGGGAGCAGGACCCGGAACAGAGAGAGGACCGCCCTCCTCAGCCAAAGTACTTGATTCACAGAACCAG TTATGAAGTCCTGGAGGCTGTGGTTCTAGAGAAAAGGCCATCCATTCCCTCCACCAATTCCCCCGAGACAGCCTCCTCCTCCCACCCATTTGCCTCACGAAGGCCCAGCCTGACCCCTGAGACCCCAGCCCTCCAAACCACACCCAACAGCAGTCTCCCAGAGCCCCAGCAGGGGCCTAGCGAGGAGGACAGCCTGGGGCCAGATTATCACCTCCTGGCCAGAAGGGAAAGGTCTGCTGTGGAGCTGAGGGTGGAGGCCCTGGTCAAACAGCTGGTGTCCCAGGGTGAGAAGAGCCTGACCCCGTTGCTGGACACCTGGGCCAGCAGCGGAAGGACGTGTGCCATGGACCTCATGGAGGAGATCTACCCGGCAGGGGGAGGGAGGTTGCTGTGGCAACGCCGTAGAAGCAGCACCTGGCTGGAGAACAG AAGACCAGAAGGCGGCTGTCCTACaggactgagggagggaggaggagggatcgAGACCGACCTGGATGAGGAAGAAGCTGATCTTGATCAGAAGAAG GTGGAGCTCCTCCAGGCGCTAACCCTCAGTGTCGCCTCCCTccgaggggaaagagagaaccTGGCTGAAGAACAGAGGAAGTTCAGGGACCTGGGGGGTCACATGGAGAACCTGGTCCAGGAGCGCTGTAAGCCCAACGAGAAGGAGAAGTACCGGATGTTTATCGGTGACCTGGATAAGATTGTCAACCTGctgctgtctctgtgctgtCGGCTGGCCAGGGTCGATAACGCACTCCTAGCTCTGGATACAGAGGATGACTCACAGGAAAACACTGAGGAGAGG gagTCGTTACAGCAGAAGCGCAGACAGTTGTGTAGCCAGCATGAGGATGCCCGGGAGCTAAAGGAGAATCTGGACCGGCGGGAGCGTGTGGTTCTGGACATCCTTGGTGGGTACCTGACCGGGCCACAGCTCCGGGACTACCAGCACTACGTCCGTCTGAAACCCGCCCTCCTGATCCGCCAGAGGCACCTGGATGAGCTCATCAAGCAGGCGGACGAGCAGCTCCTCCGGCTGGCGGAGGTTCTCCCATCTGGGGACCGACAGGTCAGCTCCACTGGCCCCGGCGCTGGGTCTACCGACGACCCTGGCCCCAGggcccccaacccccaccacgGTCCTTCCCAGATGGCCCGCTCCACCACTGTAACATCCCTCTGA